One Bifidobacterium angulatum DSM 20098 = JCM 7096 DNA window includes the following coding sequences:
- a CDS encoding sensor histidine kinase encodes MADFSQILATRPDFDDRDREWLHHLVADWQVVADLSFADLLLLIKNGEGRYVVAEQCRPSTMVTLRADDIVGKVVPEDQTAELDAAMEGEGVYRSSVLRDFGSVSVCSVYAPVRANGKTLGLVVRETNMTTRESNGRYETESINAGKQLFKMIPRGQFPYTDAVMSQRHIARMSDGFIILTVDGIVRYASPNAISCFRRIGLLATMRGHYLSELGVNLLHTDDPVDDQLPLVLSGKAAVDSEICTNHSAVSLRSLPLHDENGRMGAIVLCRDVTELRRREKELQTKDATISEIHHRVKNNLQAVSALLRLQARKTKSEEVKNELKEAQRRVQTIAMVHEGLSQTADEVVDFDKVISKLLRMAVDLATMRDQHINISFLGKFGMMPAQDATPLSLVLTELITNCVEHGFEGRQEGHITVSVGRSGANLNVVVEDDGVGLDSEAHGGMARSSGSGLGTQIINTFVTNDFGGSVQWQARREGGTRVVLDMTLRAAQSQM; translated from the coding sequence ATGGCCGATTTCTCACAGATACTTGCAACGCGTCCGGACTTTGACGACAGAGATCGTGAATGGCTGCACCATCTTGTAGCCGACTGGCAGGTGGTGGCCGATCTCAGTTTCGCGGATCTGCTGCTGCTCATTAAAAACGGTGAAGGACGATATGTTGTGGCGGAGCAATGCCGCCCGTCCACCATGGTGACCTTGCGAGCCGACGATATCGTCGGCAAGGTGGTGCCCGAAGACCAGACCGCCGAACTCGACGCCGCCATGGAAGGCGAAGGGGTGTACCGGTCGTCGGTTCTGCGTGACTTCGGCTCGGTCAGCGTGTGCAGCGTATACGCTCCGGTGCGGGCCAACGGCAAGACCCTGGGCCTTGTGGTGCGCGAGACCAATATGACCACCCGTGAATCGAACGGCCGGTATGAGACCGAAAGCATCAATGCCGGCAAGCAGCTGTTCAAGATGATTCCGCGTGGTCAGTTCCCCTACACCGACGCGGTGATGAGCCAACGTCACATCGCACGCATGTCCGATGGATTCATCATCCTCACCGTGGACGGCATCGTGCGCTACGCATCCCCGAACGCCATCAGCTGTTTCCGTAGGATCGGGCTGCTGGCCACCATGCGTGGGCACTACCTGAGCGAGCTGGGGGTGAATCTGCTGCATACCGACGATCCGGTCGACGATCAGCTGCCGTTGGTGCTGAGCGGCAAGGCGGCCGTCGATTCGGAGATCTGCACCAACCATTCCGCGGTCTCGCTGCGCTCCCTGCCGTTGCATGACGAGAACGGGCGCATGGGCGCCATCGTGTTGTGCCGTGACGTCACTGAGCTGCGCCGGCGCGAGAAGGAGCTGCAGACCAAGGACGCCACGATCTCCGAGATCCACCACCGTGTGAAGAACAATCTGCAGGCTGTGTCGGCGTTGCTGCGTCTGCAGGCCCGCAAGACCAAGTCGGAGGAGGTGAAGAACGAGCTCAAGGAGGCGCAGCGCCGTGTGCAGACCATCGCCATGGTGCACGAGGGGCTGAGCCAGACCGCCGACGAGGTTGTTGACTTCGACAAGGTGATCTCCAAGCTGCTCAGAATGGCGGTGGACCTGGCCACCATGCGCGATCAGCACATCAACATCAGCTTCCTCGGCAAGTTCGGCATGATGCCGGCGCAGGACGCCACGCCGTTGTCGCTCGTGCTTACCGAGCTGATCACCAACTGCGTGGAGCATGGCTTTGAAGGCCGCCAGGAGGGTCATATCACGGTTTCCGTGGGGAGGTCCGGCGCCAACCTCAACGTGGTGGTGGAGGACGACGGCGTGGGCCTTGATTCGGAGGCGCATGGCGGTATGGCACGTTCCTCCGGTTCCGGTCTCGGCACGCAGATCATCAATACCTTCGTGACCAATGATTTCGGCGGCAGCGTGCAATGGCAGGCGCGTCGCGAAGGCGGCACGCGGGTGGTGCTCGACATGACGTTGCGTGCGGCTCAGTCGCAGATGTAG
- a CDS encoding FKBP-type peptidyl-prolyl cis-trans isomerase, with product MADQMPKVNSEFGAHPTIEFPTEEAPKGLKAVELVEGDGPMVRRGDTVTVNYHGVVWGKEEPFDSSFDRHQPASFGIGVGQVIKGWDQTVPGHNVGSRLVVSIPPEYGYGSRGVPQAGIGGGDTLVFVVDIISTR from the coding sequence ATGGCAGATCAGATGCCCAAGGTGAACAGCGAGTTCGGCGCTCACCCGACGATTGAATTCCCTACTGAGGAAGCTCCGAAGGGTCTGAAGGCCGTAGAGCTTGTCGAAGGCGACGGTCCGATGGTGCGTCGTGGCGACACCGTTACCGTGAACTACCACGGTGTGGTGTGGGGTAAGGAGGAACCGTTCGACTCCAGCTTCGACCGTCATCAGCCGGCCAGCTTCGGCATCGGTGTGGGTCAGGTCATCAAGGGCTGGGATCAGACGGTGCCGGGCCACAACGTCGGCTCCCGTCTGGTGGTCTCCATCCCGCCGGAGTACGGCTATGGCAGCCGTGGCGTTCCGCAGGCCGGCATCGGTGGCGGCGACACCCTGGTGTTCGTGGTCGACATCATCTCCACGCGCTGA
- a CDS encoding WhiB family transcriptional regulator — MWGIAKDSEGEPSGELWGLFLPDGDVTWQNKALCSQTDPEAFFPEKGGSTRDAKRVCAQCEVREQCLNWAIEHDERFGIWGGMSERERRRYKKMRKEQI; from the coding sequence ATGTGGGGCATCGCCAAAGATTCCGAGGGGGAGCCGTCTGGCGAACTGTGGGGGCTGTTCCTGCCGGACGGTGATGTCACGTGGCAGAACAAGGCGTTGTGTTCACAAACCGATCCGGAGGCGTTCTTTCCGGAAAAAGGCGGTTCGACCCGCGACGCGAAGCGTGTGTGCGCGCAATGCGAGGTACGCGAGCAATGCCTGAACTGGGCCATCGAGCATGATGAACGATTCGGCATCTGGGGCGGCATGAGCGAACGCGAACGTCGCCGGTACAAAAAGATGCGCAAGGAGCAGATTTGA
- a CDS encoding GreA/GreB family elongation factor: MAQEDQVFLLTQEAYDKMQEELKWREGEYRDEIIAKVSAARAEGDLSENGGYHAAREAQRVNQGRIEELTFKLRHAKILTAPPAGKVGDGSLVTLDMNGREKVFVLGSHDLAIATDQAIISPESPIGAAIYGAKVGDTVSYKAPNGREISVTIKDSKPLS; this comes from the coding sequence ATGGCACAAGAGGATCAGGTGTTCCTGCTGACGCAGGAGGCCTACGACAAGATGCAGGAAGAGCTGAAGTGGCGCGAGGGCGAATACCGCGACGAGATCATCGCCAAGGTGTCCGCGGCACGTGCCGAAGGCGATCTGAGCGAGAACGGCGGTTATCATGCCGCTCGCGAGGCTCAGCGCGTCAACCAGGGCCGCATCGAGGAACTGACGTTCAAGCTGCGTCATGCCAAGATTCTTACCGCACCGCCCGCCGGCAAGGTCGGCGACGGTTCGCTGGTCACGCTCGATATGAACGGCCGCGAGAAGGTGTTCGTGCTGGGGTCGCATGATCTCGCCATCGCCACAGACCAGGCCATCATCAGCCCGGAATCCCCGATCGGCGCGGCCATCTATGGCGCGAAGGTCGGCGACACCGTGAGCTACAAGGCTCCGAACGGTCGTGAGATTTCCGTGACCATCAAGGATTCCAAGCCGTTGAGCTGA
- a CDS encoding LCP family protein, whose product MAQDNVGKHAQSTPPSFIPAGSRRRTTPAVTPAAQSSGSPVPPSFTPPSRRHGEPAPTTSSTSRSSTNRPASTNRSSTVHSNTAGRTTGHSTNRSTSSSSGPRGAAQSAAPQSFAPPTARARTSHGTTAPRSVQPAAQPAYRSSMPSRNASPAAPIRSANLTGATARRKRRGAKHIASLTVLILLGALALAVFSGWGWINSRLNKENDWLTTKANGSATSWLILGSDERDGTTGGSADDTPGFRTDTILMLIKPKSGPSALISIPRDSLVQVNGEYMKINAAAELGGNKALVEAVESISGQKINHIAKIKFGGLQNVVNAIGGVNLCYDQTVSDPYSGLDWQAGCHTVDGGTALAFSRMRYADANGDFGRAQRQRQVIGAIIAKAMSKETLSSPSKVTKAADAALSAITVDHKTSPLTLAQLAFAFKSATGSKGISGSVYWTDPGYMVAGVGSSVLLDDTRNMDLFSQLVAGTHAAGKVGTLSEG is encoded by the coding sequence ATGGCACAGGACAACGTGGGAAAGCACGCCCAGAGCACTCCGCCAAGCTTCATCCCCGCAGGCTCACGCCGACGCACCACTCCCGCCGTCACACCTGCCGCGCAATCCTCCGGCTCCCCGGTACCACCAAGCTTCACACCGCCATCCCGCAGGCACGGCGAGCCCGCACCCACAACATCATCCACATCACGTTCGTCCACGAATAGACCAGCCTCGACGAACCGATCCTCCACAGTCCATTCCAACACAGCCGGCCGCACCACAGGCCATTCCACCAACCGTTCGACATCATCCTCTTCCGGGCCTCGAGGTGCGGCACAATCCGCCGCGCCGCAAAGCTTCGCGCCGCCTACAGCCCGTGCCCGCACATCACACGGCACCACCGCGCCACGCAGCGTGCAGCCAGCCGCACAACCCGCATACCGTTCCTCCATGCCATCACGAAACGCCTCACCAGCAGCCCCCATCAGATCAGCGAACCTCACAGGCGCCACCGCACGGCGCAAACGGCGCGGTGCCAAGCACATCGCGTCCCTGACCGTACTCATACTGCTGGGGGCGCTGGCCCTCGCCGTGTTCAGCGGATGGGGATGGATCAACAGCCGACTGAACAAAGAGAACGACTGGCTGACCACCAAGGCGAACGGATCGGCCACATCATGGCTGATCCTCGGCTCCGACGAACGCGACGGCACCACCGGCGGCTCGGCCGACGACACCCCGGGATTCAGAACCGACACCATCCTCATGCTCATCAAGCCGAAGTCCGGCCCGAGCGCGCTGATCTCCATTCCACGCGACTCGCTGGTGCAGGTCAACGGCGAATACATGAAGATCAACGCGGCCGCCGAACTAGGCGGCAACAAGGCGTTGGTGGAGGCCGTCGAGAGCATTTCCGGCCAAAAGATCAACCACATCGCCAAAATCAAATTCGGTGGCCTGCAGAACGTGGTGAACGCCATCGGCGGCGTGAACCTGTGCTATGACCAGACGGTAAGCGACCCCTACTCCGGTCTCGACTGGCAGGCCGGCTGCCACACCGTCGACGGCGGAACCGCATTGGCGTTCTCCCGTATGCGCTACGCGGACGCGAACGGCGACTTCGGCCGCGCGCAGCGGCAACGCCAGGTAATCGGCGCGATCATTGCCAAGGCCATGTCCAAGGAGACGCTATCGAGCCCATCGAAGGTGACGAAGGCCGCCGACGCCGCCCTGAGCGCGATTACCGTAGATCACAAGACTTCCCCGCTGACCTTGGCACAGCTGGCGTTCGCGTTCAAAAGCGCCACCGGAAGCAAGGGCATCAGCGGCAGCGTATATTGGACCGATCCGGGCTATATGGTCGCCGGCGTCGGTTCGTCGGTGCTGCTCGACGACACACGCAATATGGACCTGTTCAGCCAGCTGGTGGCAGGCACGCATGCCGCAGGAAAGGTCGGCACGCTCTCCGAAGGCTGA
- the trhA gene encoding PAQR family membrane homeostasis protein TrhA, whose amino-acid sequence MSEPEEHNSAESQIARKQAAVVEAHGQAITSKAEGVRTRAQLKAEQIRLKAEIKAKRVIAKGEIKAAKIEGIDLPELDKHKKPRKIRYDVHGRPKPAMRGWIHAVAAPLSLAAGIVLICLAKQPGLKWACAVFMVSSLILFTNSAAYHLGDWNSKVTNVLRRIDHVNIFLLIAGTYTPVAFALQPFWRNTIIISMWACTAIAIIINVIWTTAPRWLYTLVYVIFGIYGLAYMLLFWTSPVAGPTVTILIIAGGVCYIAGAIVYARRSPDPWPRVFGFHEIFHCGTVAGYACHMVAIYMVIVNMWTMMP is encoded by the coding sequence ATGTCAGAACCCGAAGAGCACAATAGCGCGGAATCGCAGATCGCACGCAAACAAGCCGCGGTAGTGGAAGCGCATGGCCAAGCCATCACATCGAAAGCCGAAGGGGTGCGCACCCGCGCCCAGCTCAAAGCAGAGCAGATCCGGCTGAAAGCCGAAATCAAAGCCAAACGCGTTATCGCCAAGGGCGAAATCAAGGCGGCCAAAATCGAAGGCATCGACCTTCCCGAGTTGGACAAGCACAAGAAGCCGCGCAAGATCCGTTACGACGTGCACGGCAGGCCGAAGCCCGCCATGCGCGGCTGGATCCACGCGGTTGCCGCTCCCCTGTCGCTCGCGGCAGGCATCGTGCTGATCTGCCTGGCCAAACAACCCGGACTCAAATGGGCCTGCGCGGTGTTCATGGTCAGCTCCCTCATCCTGTTCACCAACTCCGCCGCCTACCATCTGGGCGACTGGAACAGCAAAGTCACCAACGTGCTCAGGCGCATCGACCACGTCAACATCTTCCTGCTGATCGCCGGCACCTACACGCCGGTGGCGTTCGCCCTGCAGCCGTTCTGGCGCAACACCATCATCATCTCCATGTGGGCGTGCACCGCCATAGCCATCATCATCAACGTGATCTGGACCACCGCGCCACGGTGGCTGTACACGCTGGTATACGTCATCTTCGGCATCTACGGCCTGGCCTACATGCTGCTGTTCTGGACCTCGCCCGTGGCCGGCCCCACAGTTACGATCCTCATCATCGCAGGCGGCGTCTGCTACATCGCCGGCGCCATCGTCTACGCCCGCCGCAGCCCGGACCCCTGGCCCCGCGTCTTCGGCTTCCATGAGATCTTCCACTGCGGCACGGTCGCCGGGTACGCCTGCCACATGGTCGCCATCTACATGGTGATCGTCAACATGTGGACCATGATGCCCTGA
- a CDS encoding Ppx/GppA phosphatase family protein — MTTSVTVAGIDCGTNSIRLKVARVDENGMTEIVPRQLKVIRLGQDVDKTHRFADEALERAYTAAREFADILKEHPVDGLRFVATSATRDASNREEFEDGIERILGVRPEVIPGTEEADLSFLGATSVVPRTDLKPPYLVVDLGGGSTELVIGGDGENAPATQVQAAYSMNIGSVRMTERHLKNDPPTAEQIEEAYRDIDEHIDEAFRTVPAGRARTIIGVSGTVTTMTALAMGLKEYDHSLVDGYRLPVAEAYEVDDRFLAMTRTERAEYKTIHPGRIDVVGGGAVVWNRVLSRVSEAAKADHGEPIDSYVASEHGLLDGLVLDYGRRLLNA, encoded by the coding sequence ATGACGACATCAGTAACCGTGGCAGGCATCGACTGCGGTACGAACTCCATTCGACTCAAGGTGGCTCGCGTCGATGAGAACGGTATGACGGAAATCGTGCCGCGCCAGCTGAAGGTGATTCGTCTGGGCCAGGACGTCGACAAGACGCACCGGTTCGCGGACGAGGCGTTGGAGCGGGCGTACACGGCTGCACGCGAGTTCGCGGATATCCTCAAGGAGCATCCGGTCGACGGTCTGCGTTTCGTCGCAACGTCCGCCACAAGGGACGCATCCAACCGTGAGGAGTTCGAAGACGGCATCGAACGGATTCTCGGTGTGCGCCCCGAGGTCATCCCCGGTACCGAGGAGGCCGATCTGAGCTTCCTTGGTGCGACCAGCGTCGTGCCCCGCACCGATCTGAAACCGCCGTATCTGGTGGTCGATCTGGGCGGCGGGTCCACTGAGCTGGTTATCGGTGGCGATGGCGAAAACGCTCCGGCCACCCAGGTTCAGGCGGCCTATTCCATGAACATCGGCTCGGTGCGCATGACGGAACGTCATTTGAAGAACGATCCGCCCACCGCCGAACAGATCGAGGAGGCGTACCGCGACATCGACGAGCATATCGACGAAGCGTTCCGTACCGTTCCGGCAGGGCGTGCACGTACCATCATCGGCGTGTCAGGCACCGTCACCACCATGACCGCGTTGGCCATGGGGTTGAAGGAATACGATCACTCTTTAGTGGACGGGTACCGTCTGCCGGTGGCGGAGGCCTACGAGGTGGACGATCGCTTCCTCGCCATGACCCGCACCGAACGTGCGGAATACAAGACCATTCACCCGGGGCGTATTGACGTGGTGGGCGGCGGCGCCGTGGTATGGAACCGTGTGCTCTCCCGTGTAAGCGAGGCGGCGAAGGCCGATCACGGCGAGCCGATCGACTCCTATGTGGCCAGTGAGCACGGCTTGCTTGACGGGCTTGTGCTTGATTATGGCCGTAGGCTGTTGAACGCCTGA
- a CDS encoding LCP family protein has protein sequence MQHRVRNTVIYVLVAALAFVGTAAAATLLDINGTIKDGEVKIIPQKGQKEPKLIDPNAGKPIELLVMGQDTRDGADNASIGGGDTSEGSHQADTTMVVQISADRSYINLVSIPRDSLVDAPSCETSKGTISAQYNVMFNSIFANGYTTGDDLASAASCTVNAVNSLTGLNIQNFIVVDFNGLKDMINAIGGVKICIPSDVKDPYTGLDLTKGLHQLDGLAATQYARTRYSLGDGSDVQRTTRQQYLIKQLLQQALDKNIFTHTSELYQLAKSALKSLNISQGLADTATLAGLAMSLKNLNVSHMYTRTLPVVQAPSDPNRVVWDSSADELWTKMREGKPFVEQPAQDSSSSDSANTNNDSSNTSGQAQDSTPSDQDNAQATPQNTRVADGVEKTADGKYIDTATGGEIDTETGAVKDINTGQVLGISEAYLNNVVCPVQ, from the coding sequence ATGCAGCACAGAGTACGCAACACCGTTATATATGTATTGGTCGCCGCATTGGCCTTCGTGGGAACCGCCGCCGCAGCCACATTGCTCGACATCAACGGAACGATCAAAGACGGCGAAGTCAAGATCATTCCGCAAAAGGGGCAGAAGGAACCGAAGCTCATCGACCCGAATGCGGGCAAGCCGATCGAACTGCTGGTCATGGGGCAAGACACCAGAGACGGCGCCGACAACGCATCCATCGGCGGCGGCGACACCAGCGAAGGCTCGCATCAGGCGGACACCACCATGGTGGTGCAGATCTCCGCGGACCGCAGCTACATCAATCTCGTCTCCATTCCGCGAGATTCCCTGGTGGACGCGCCGAGCTGCGAAACCAGCAAGGGCACGATCAGTGCCCAATACAACGTGATGTTCAACTCCATCTTCGCCAACGGCTACACCACCGGCGACGATCTCGCCTCCGCGGCGAGCTGCACGGTGAACGCGGTCAACTCGCTGACCGGCCTGAACATCCAGAACTTCATCGTGGTGGACTTCAACGGTTTGAAGGATATGATCAACGCCATCGGCGGCGTGAAGATCTGCATCCCCTCCGACGTGAAGGACCCGTACACCGGTCTGGACCTCACCAAGGGCCTGCACCAGCTCGACGGCCTGGCCGCCACGCAATACGCACGCACCCGCTACAGCCTGGGCGACGGATCCGACGTGCAGCGCACCACGCGCCAGCAGTACCTGATCAAGCAGCTGCTGCAGCAGGCACTCGACAAGAACATCTTCACGCATACCAGCGAGCTGTACCAGCTGGCCAAATCCGCGTTGAAGTCGCTGAACATCTCCCAGGGGCTCGCCGATACCGCCACGCTCGCCGGACTGGCCATGAGCCTGAAGAACCTCAACGTCTCGCATATGTACACCCGCACGCTGCCCGTGGTGCAGGCGCCGAGCGACCCCAACCGCGTGGTATGGGACTCCTCCGCGGACGAGCTGTGGACCAAGATGCGCGAAGGCAAGCCGTTCGTGGAACAGCCGGCACAGGATTCCTCCAGCTCCGATTCCGCGAATACCAACAACGATTCGTCCAACACCAGCGGCCAGGCCCAGGATTCCACGCCGAGCGATCAGGACAACGCGCAGGCGACCCCGCAGAACACGAGGGTCGCCGACGGCGTGGAGAAGACCGCGGACGGCAAGTACATCGACACCGCCACCGGCGGCGAAATCGATACGGAAACCGGTGCGGTGAAGGACATCAACACCGGCCAGGTACTTGGCATTTCCGAGGCATATCTCAATAACGTGGTATGCCCAGTGCAGTAG
- a CDS encoding DUF501 domain-containing protein, with amino-acid sequence MEPEALAERLLAQKPAERDIAIVQEQLGRYPRGMVAVGARCVCGRPLAVVTRPLLPGGVPFPTTCYLTSPEAVKAASHVEAEGSMRDYGDMVANDEAVKAAYERAHKLYLDFRHAIATRLGDSEEHIEGTSAGGMPVRVKCLHALIAQSLVMGPGVNPIGDMVLERVKSEFDPTVCRCSVAWPDADGVQE; translated from the coding sequence ATCGAACCCGAAGCATTGGCGGAGCGTCTTCTCGCACAGAAGCCGGCCGAGCGAGACATCGCCATCGTGCAGGAGCAATTGGGGCGCTATCCGCGCGGCATGGTGGCCGTGGGGGCGCGTTGTGTGTGCGGGCGCCCGCTCGCCGTGGTGACCAGGCCGCTGCTGCCTGGGGGAGTGCCGTTCCCCACCACGTGCTATCTGACCAGTCCCGAGGCCGTCAAAGCCGCCTCGCATGTGGAGGCGGAGGGCTCCATGCGCGATTATGGTGACATGGTGGCCAATGACGAGGCCGTGAAGGCCGCCTATGAGCGTGCGCACAAGCTGTATCTTGATTTCCGTCACGCCATCGCCACCCGTCTTGGCGACAGCGAGGAGCATATCGAAGGCACTTCGGCGGGCGGCATGCCCGTGCGCGTCAAATGCCTGCATGCTCTGATCGCACAGTCCCTGGTGATGGGGCCGGGCGTGAATCCGATCGGCGATATGGTACTTGAACGGGTCAAAAGCGAATTCGACCCCACCGTGTGCCGTTGCAGCGTGGCCTGGCCGGACGCGGATGGCGTGCAGGAGTAA
- a CDS encoding ATP-binding protein: MEQRSQQRAERLTLLVMVAPMAGQIMLLAMLLALRQWMFAAMIVPSLLGCMASLALALPRRTASAHGRSGISGASAANPTMANAYDAATVEERTANLQRLPAQNLEPLLGMHHNEERLPWRTVARQWLQPFSMDVPIGLTQHGVAHLDLQRQGPHALVAGTTGSGKSVLLQSWCLALAARNPPNRLQFVFLDFKGGTAFRPLERLPHCVGSVCDLDLQHAVRALHALELELKHRERLVAEGHAQDIGMLHSAPPRLVVVIDEFHALRDQLPDVVNRIVHIASLGRSLGMHVIACTQHPAGQVSSDMKANMTLGLCLRVRDAMQSVEILGSPVASAIPPSLPGVVYCNDGEGIEAWRCAAAGDITRMADAIVFAARCHGSVPAPALFSAPLPRMVRRLPPALQSDGIPFALADNGVALHPALLPMFHGNIGIIGPHGRGKTTLLAAIAQWLRSNVSNTASVQWTTRTADGYATQTVQDPGSPAVGDNDAAYAAPRRVWLVDDADPFFDPFCADPLGARLLEALRDHTVTVVFAVESSRHVRIPDHCAIRVVFPTADKATDQMNGIPADIWASFDAETLTLPGRAVFIDHARVVPVQCSFGDSS; the protein is encoded by the coding sequence ATGGAACAGCGATCGCAACAACGCGCCGAACGCCTGACACTGCTGGTCATGGTGGCCCCGATGGCGGGGCAGATCATGCTGCTCGCCATGCTGCTGGCGCTCCGCCAATGGATGTTCGCGGCGATGATAGTCCCCTCGCTGCTGGGTTGCATGGCCTCCTTGGCCCTGGCTCTGCCACGCCGAACGGCATCCGCCCACGGCAGGAGCGGCATAAGCGGTGCATCCGCCGCCAATCCGACCATGGCAAACGCCTACGACGCCGCAACCGTGGAGGAACGCACCGCGAACCTGCAACGACTTCCCGCCCAGAATCTGGAGCCTCTGCTGGGCATGCACCACAACGAGGAACGCCTTCCCTGGCGCACCGTGGCAAGACAATGGCTACAGCCGTTTTCCATGGACGTGCCCATAGGATTGACGCAACACGGCGTGGCCCATCTGGACCTGCAACGGCAGGGGCCGCACGCGCTGGTTGCCGGAACCACGGGATCGGGCAAATCCGTATTGCTGCAAAGCTGGTGCCTCGCCCTGGCCGCACGCAACCCGCCGAACCGTCTGCAGTTCGTGTTTCTCGACTTCAAAGGCGGTACGGCGTTCCGCCCGCTCGAACGGCTACCGCACTGCGTGGGCAGCGTATGCGACCTCGACCTGCAGCATGCGGTCCGCGCACTGCATGCGTTGGAGCTTGAACTGAAACACCGAGAACGCCTTGTTGCGGAAGGCCATGCGCAAGACATCGGCATGCTGCATTCCGCGCCGCCGCGGCTGGTGGTGGTTATCGACGAATTCCATGCGCTACGCGACCAGCTTCCCGATGTGGTGAATCGCATCGTGCATATCGCCTCGCTGGGCCGCTCGCTCGGCATGCATGTCATCGCCTGCACACAGCATCCGGCCGGGCAGGTCTCCTCGGATATGAAGGCGAATATGACGCTCGGGCTATGCCTGCGTGTACGCGACGCCATGCAATCGGTGGAGATTCTCGGGTCGCCCGTCGCGTCGGCCATCCCACCCTCGTTGCCGGGAGTCGTGTATTGCAACGACGGCGAAGGCATCGAGGCCTGGCGATGCGCCGCTGCAGGCGACATCACGCGCATGGCCGACGCCATCGTATTCGCAGCACGATGCCATGGCAGCGTTCCGGCACCGGCCTTGTTCTCAGCGCCACTGCCACGCATGGTGCGCCGGCTTCCACCGGCCCTGCAGTCTGACGGCATACCGTTCGCGCTGGCGGACAATGGTGTAGCGCTCCACCCCGCTCTGCTGCCCATGTTCCACGGCAATATCGGCATCATCGGCCCCCATGGGCGGGGCAAGACCACGCTATTGGCCGCCATCGCACAGTGGCTGCGATCCAACGTATCCAATACGGCGAGCGTGCAATGGACGACCAGAACCGCAGACGGATACGCCACGCAAACCGTGCAGGACCCCGGCAGCCCTGCCGTTGGAGACAACGATGCCGCATACGCCGCACCGCGACGAGTCTGGCTGGTGGACGACGCCGATCCGTTCTTCGACCCCTTCTGCGCCGACCCGCTGGGCGCACGCCTGCTCGAGGCCCTCCGCGACCACACCGTCACCGTGGTGTTCGCCGTGGAATCCAGCCGCCACGTGCGTATCCCCGACCATTGCGCCATTCGCGTGGTCTTCCCCACCGCCGACAAGGCAACCGATCAGATGAACGGCATACCGGCCGACATCTGGGCGTCGTTCGATGCGGAGACTCTTACGCTGCCCGGTCGCGCGGTGTTCATCGATCATGCTCGAGTGGTACCGGTACAATGCTCGTTTGGAGATAGTTCGTGA
- a CDS encoding WhiB family transcriptional regulator, which yields MSSAFDWRAKAACRDKDPELFFPVGNTGAAYQQIEEAKAVCRTCKVIDACLKCALDTNQDYGVWGGLSEDERRQLKRKAMRLRRSQAMQMQI from the coding sequence ATGAGCAGCGCTTTTGATTGGCGAGCCAAGGCCGCATGCCGTGACAAGGATCCTGAGCTGTTTTTCCCTGTCGGCAACACCGGCGCTGCATATCAGCAGATCGAAGAGGCCAAGGCCGTGTGCCGCACCTGCAAGGTGATCGACGCCTGCCTGAAGTGCGCACTCGACACGAATCAGGATTACGGTGTGTGGGGCGGCCTGAGCGAAGACGAACGACGCCAGCTCAAACGCAAGGCGATGCGTCTGCGCCGCTCGCAGGCCATGCAGATGCAGATCTGA